In Brevibacterium zhoupengii, the following are encoded in one genomic region:
- a CDS encoding bifunctional sugar phosphate isomerase/epimerase/4-hydroxyphenylpyruvate dioxygenase family protein — translation MRTSIATVCLSGTLEEKLRAAARAGFDGVEIFEQDLVVSPDSPEAIAKLAGELGISLDLYQPFRDLEGVDEAQFQKNLKRAESKFQLMARLGIDTILLCSNVGTATISDDGVVVEQLRRLGDLADSYGVNVAYEALAWGRFVSEYDHAWDLVKAADHPRIGTCLDSFHILSRNTDLSRIADIPGEKIFFLQLADAPALTMDVLSWSRHHRVFPGEGAWDLSDFLTRIAATGYAGPVSLEVFNDSFRQGDTNRTAVDGLRSLRWLEASIADAPAHAADSAHAAGSTAPGTALDLQPLPEVEEPRGINYVELSTDDLGTLTRQMHQLGFQFIGYHRSKPHVQLWLRGQARIIVSEVTEDAGTTSAPVNGTFLRGIGFEVTDSQSAMERAALLHADEVPRDQAHNDEVLRGVFAPDGSEVFFHQLDATTPAWIKEFGHDHDEQVSHIDHVNLAQPSNHYDEAVLFYTSLLALHAQSSQDVPSPSGLVRSQVMSSTDGSVRMPLNVSPQPNAEAVAGRGIGSVVEAYPEHVAVACEDIFQAAATALSRGLDFLPVPQNYYEDLDSRFDLDPEFLQRLQENHVLYDRDEHGEFLHFYTSTIGSVFFEMIERRGDYLGFGAPDAPVRLAAQHRKNAQRGA, via the coding sequence ATGCGAACGTCGATAGCAACAGTGTGCCTGTCAGGAACCCTGGAAGAGAAGCTTCGGGCCGCAGCACGGGCCGGCTTCGACGGAGTCGAGATCTTCGAACAGGACCTCGTCGTCTCCCCCGACTCCCCTGAGGCCATCGCGAAGCTGGCTGGCGAGCTGGGCATCAGCCTTGACCTGTACCAGCCCTTCCGGGATCTCGAGGGCGTCGATGAAGCTCAGTTTCAGAAGAATCTGAAGCGTGCAGAATCGAAGTTCCAGCTCATGGCTCGACTCGGAATCGACACCATTCTGCTGTGTTCGAACGTCGGGACCGCCACCATCTCCGATGACGGCGTGGTCGTGGAACAGCTCCGTCGCCTCGGCGATCTTGCTGACTCCTACGGGGTCAACGTCGCCTATGAGGCACTGGCCTGGGGTCGGTTCGTCTCCGAGTACGACCATGCCTGGGACCTGGTGAAGGCCGCAGACCACCCACGGATCGGCACCTGCCTCGACAGCTTCCACATCCTCTCGCGCAATACGGATCTGAGCCGCATCGCAGATATCCCGGGCGAGAAGATCTTCTTCCTCCAGCTCGCCGATGCCCCCGCACTGACGATGGACGTCCTCAGCTGGTCCCGCCATCACCGGGTCTTTCCCGGTGAGGGCGCTTGGGATCTCAGCGACTTCCTCACCAGGATCGCGGCCACGGGCTACGCCGGGCCGGTGTCGCTGGAGGTCTTCAACGACTCCTTCCGCCAAGGCGACACCAACCGGACCGCCGTCGACGGCCTGCGCTCCCTGCGCTGGCTCGAGGCCAGCATCGCCGATGCTCCCGCACACGCGGCTGACTCTGCACACGCAGCTGGATCAACAGCGCCGGGCACCGCACTGGATCTGCAGCCTCTGCCCGAAGTGGAGGAGCCGCGGGGAATCAACTATGTCGAGCTGAGCACCGATGACCTCGGCACCCTGACTCGCCAGATGCACCAGCTCGGGTTCCAGTTCATCGGCTATCACCGCAGCAAACCCCACGTGCAGCTGTGGCTGCGGGGGCAGGCCCGGATCATCGTCAGCGAGGTGACCGAGGATGCGGGCACCACCTCGGCGCCGGTGAACGGCACGTTCCTGCGCGGAATCGGCTTCGAAGTCACCGACTCGCAGTCGGCCATGGAACGCGCCGCACTCCTGCACGCAGATGAAGTGCCGCGCGATCAGGCGCACAACGACGAGGTGCTGCGCGGAGTCTTCGCCCCCGACGGCTCCGAGGTCTTCTTCCACCAGCTCGACGCGACGACCCCTGCCTGGATCAAGGAATTCGGACACGATCACGACGAACAGGTCTCCCACATCGACCATGTGAACCTGGCCCAGCCGTCGAACCACTACGACGAGGCTGTCCTGTTCTACACCTCGCTGCTGGCGCTGCACGCCCAATCCTCACAGGACGTGCCGAGCCCATCGGGCCTGGTCAGGTCGCAGGTCATGTCGAGCACCGATGGATCGGTCCGCATGCCGCTCAACGTCTCACCGCAGCCGAATGCCGAAGCCGTCGCGGGCCGTGGAATCGGCTCGGTCGTCGAGGCGTACCCGGAGCACGTGGCCGTGGCCTGCGAGGACATCTTCCAGGCCGCCGCGACTGCGCTCTCTCGCGGACTCGATTTCCTCCCCGTGCCCCAGAACTACTACGAGGACCTCGACTCCCGGTTCGATCTCGACCCGGAATTCCTGCAGCGGCTGCAGGAGAACCACGTCCTCTACGATCGGGACGAACACGGTGAGTTCCTGCACTTCTATACCTCGACGATCGGGTCTGTGTTCTTCGAGATGATCGAACGCCGAGGTGACTACCTCGGATTCGGCGCTCCCGACGCTCCGGTCCGGTTGGCCGCACAGCATCGGAAGAACGCGCAGCGGGGCGCATGA
- a CDS encoding XRE family transcriptional regulator, translated as MSNEQIFDGPLARAARALVRVSVKDVASKADVKKSELRDFEKGRDDLTEQQEHRIREALEEFGARFVHDESQGGYGVRLKFNRAKVRAIERWEDEGGTPAEDDV; from the coding sequence ATGAGCAATGAACAGATCTTTGACGGGCCGTTGGCTCGTGCCGCCCGCGCCCTGGTTCGCGTGTCCGTGAAGGACGTTGCGTCCAAAGCTGATGTGAAGAAGTCCGAACTCAGGGACTTCGAAAAGGGACGCGATGACCTCACCGAACAGCAGGAGCACCGCATTCGCGAGGCCCTCGAAGAATTCGGAGCCAGGTTCGTCCACGATGAATCACAAGGCGGCTACGGTGTGCGCCTGAAGTTCAACCGCGCCAAGGTTCGCGCCATCGAACGCTGGGAAGACGAGGGCGGCACCCCCGCCGAAGACGACGTCTGA
- the gap gene encoding type I glyceraldehyde-3-phosphate dehydrogenase: MTRIAINGFGRIGRSTLRALFERGSDLEVVAINDLGPIEDLARLLKFDTTLGRFGFPVEVSDDKIIIDGKSIRILAEKNPENLPWKELDVDVVLESTGRFTKAEKAQAHITAGAKKVLVSAPSKGADVTLAYGVNTEAYKPEHTIISNASCTTNALAPLAKVLDDLAGIEQGFMTTVHAYTGDQMVQDGPHKDPRRARAAAENIIPTSTGAAKAIGLVLPQLDGKLSGDALRVPVPVGSIVEINTIVSREVTRDEVLEAYRTAADGELKGILEYETEPIVSSDIVGQAASSIFDSALTRVEGKMVKVVAWYDNEWGFSNRVVDNLELIAEG; the protein is encoded by the coding sequence TTGACTCGCATCGCCATCAACGGTTTCGGTCGTATCGGACGCAGCACCCTGCGCGCGCTGTTTGAACGCGGCAGCGATCTGGAGGTCGTCGCCATCAATGACCTCGGCCCCATCGAGGACCTGGCGAGGCTGCTCAAGTTCGACACCACGCTGGGTCGCTTCGGATTCCCCGTCGAGGTCTCCGACGACAAGATCATCATCGACGGAAAGTCGATCAGAATCCTTGCCGAGAAGAACCCGGAAAATCTCCCTTGGAAAGAACTGGACGTCGACGTGGTCCTCGAATCCACGGGCCGCTTCACCAAGGCCGAGAAGGCACAGGCTCACATCACTGCCGGTGCGAAGAAGGTCCTCGTCAGCGCCCCCTCGAAGGGCGCGGATGTCACGCTGGCCTACGGCGTGAATACCGAGGCCTACAAGCCGGAACACACCATCATCTCGAATGCCTCGTGCACCACCAATGCCTTGGCTCCGCTGGCAAAGGTACTCGACGACCTGGCGGGTATCGAACAGGGCTTCATGACCACGGTCCACGCCTACACCGGCGACCAGATGGTCCAGGACGGGCCGCACAAGGATCCCCGTCGTGCCCGAGCCGCAGCGGAGAACATCATCCCGACATCGACAGGGGCTGCCAAGGCCATCGGCCTGGTGCTTCCTCAGCTCGACGGCAAGCTCAGCGGCGATGCCTTGCGCGTGCCCGTTCCGGTCGGCTCCATCGTCGAGATCAACACCATCGTGTCCCGTGAGGTCACCCGCGACGAGGTGCTTGAGGCCTACCGCACGGCTGCCGACGGAGAGCTCAAGGGCATCCTCGAGTACGAGACCGAACCCATCGTCTCCAGCGACATCGTCGGCCAGGCCGCATCCTCGATCTTCGACTCCGCGCTGACTCGCGTCGAGGGCAAGATGGTCAAGGTCGTCGCCTGGTACGACAACGAATGGGGCTTCTCCAACCGTGTCGTCGACAACCTGGAGCTCATCGCCGAAGGCTGA
- a CDS encoding MarR family winged helix-turn-helix transcriptional regulator, whose product MIDDQSADAFNPDELEAWSAVATLLEWLPAALDAQMQGDSGISHFEFGILCALSEAEGRSLRMSELAGYANSTLSRLSRAVARLERKQWVRRAPDPSDGRSTIATLTEDGQTAVRAAAPGHVALVRRLVFDSLTRTQARQLRDSSRRITTAIRADGEWKSD is encoded by the coding sequence ATGATCGATGATCAATCCGCTGATGCTTTCAACCCTGATGAGCTTGAAGCGTGGTCGGCGGTGGCGACGCTTCTTGAGTGGCTTCCCGCGGCACTCGACGCGCAGATGCAGGGTGATTCGGGGATCAGTCACTTCGAGTTCGGGATCCTCTGCGCACTCTCGGAGGCTGAGGGGCGGTCTCTTCGCATGAGTGAGCTTGCCGGCTACGCCAACAGCACCCTGTCCCGGCTGTCGCGCGCAGTTGCCAGACTTGAGCGGAAGCAGTGGGTTCGCAGGGCGCCGGATCCGAGCGACGGTCGCAGTACGATCGCTACGCTGACTGAGGATGGGCAGACGGCCGTGCGTGCGGCGGCGCCCGGACACGTTGCTCTTGTGCGCAGGCTCGTCTTCGATTCGCTGACCCGGACTCAAGCTCGCCAGCTGCGCGACAGCAGTCGACGAATCACCACCGCCATACGCGCTGACGGCGAATGGAAGTCCGACTGA
- a CDS encoding SDR family NAD(P)-dependent oxidoreductase, producing the protein MDMGISGKRAFVSGSTQGIGFAVAASLAAEGATVVINGRDEHRVTEALESLRSLIPGCDVSGIAADVADPGQAGALLDALDPVDVLVNNVGRFEVSAFEEISDAEWSQFFEVNVMSGVRLSRHLLNPMLKQGWGRIIFVGTESAADVPGDMIHYGATKAAALALSNGLAKLTRGTGVTVNTVLGGPTYSTGVADTVEQIASAQSLSPEELKSTLVRGSSLLERFIEPEEIANLVTYLAGTKSSATNGAALRVEGGVLPTTV; encoded by the coding sequence ATGGATATGGGCATCTCAGGAAAAAGGGCGTTTGTCAGCGGCTCCACCCAGGGCATCGGATTCGCGGTGGCGGCGAGCTTGGCCGCCGAGGGTGCCACTGTAGTGATCAATGGTCGCGATGAGCACCGAGTGACCGAAGCACTTGAAAGCCTTCGCTCCTTGATACCCGGCTGCGATGTCTCAGGGATCGCCGCCGATGTGGCTGACCCAGGGCAGGCCGGAGCTCTCCTCGACGCACTTGATCCCGTGGATGTGCTGGTCAACAATGTGGGACGCTTCGAGGTGTCGGCGTTCGAGGAGATCTCGGACGCGGAGTGGTCGCAATTCTTCGAGGTCAATGTGATGAGCGGGGTCCGCCTCTCGCGTCACCTTCTCAATCCGATGCTGAAGCAGGGGTGGGGCCGGATCATCTTCGTCGGCACCGAGTCCGCCGCTGATGTGCCCGGCGACATGATCCACTACGGGGCGACCAAGGCTGCTGCACTTGCGCTGAGCAACGGTCTCGCGAAACTCACCAGGGGTACCGGTGTCACGGTCAACACCGTTCTGGGTGGTCCGACCTATTCCACCGGCGTGGCGGACACCGTCGAGCAGATCGCTTCCGCGCAGTCGCTCTCTCCTGAGGAATTGAAGTCCACACTCGTGCGTGGATCTTCGCTCCTCGAACGCTTCATCGAACCAGAGGAGATAGCGAATCTGGTGACCTATCTGGCCGGTACGAAGTCCTCGGCAACCAATGGCGCAGCACTTCGTGTCGAAGGCGGTGTTCTCCCCACCACCGTGTGA